GCCCTCGCAGAGGCCAAAGTGCGCGCTGTGAACCAGGTGCTGGCGCAGCTTGAAACGCCGGCCCACTACTACCTCATCCGGCTCGACGGCCGCACGCGCCTGAGCTTGCTACCACTGGGCGAAATCCTAGAAACGCTGCCCGGCGCCGATCCTGTGGGGGCATTGCGGCGCTTCGTGCCTTTGGCCCTGGCCCGCCGGGCGCTTGAAACCGAAACCAAGCAGGTGCGCCAGGCCCTTACGCGCCGCGCCGACGAGGCTACCGCCGGCGCGGCCCACGCCCGCCAGCGCCTGCACGCCCTGGCCCACGAGGCCGGTTACCGCCACGCCGCCGACCTCATCATGGCGCATTTGCACGAGATTCCGGCCGGCGCGGCTGAGGTGGAGCTGCTGGATTATTACACCAACCAGCCACGTCTTATTAAGCTCAAAGCCGGCGAAAAACCCCAACGCACCGCCGAGAACCTCTACCGCAAGGCCAAAAACCAGCAGATTGAGGAACGCCAGCTCAGCCAGCGCATCGAGCGGCGCGAAACGGAAGCTTTCGGGGCCCTAGAGCGGCTGGAGGAGTTGGACACCCAGCCCGCGCTGGCCGAACTGCGCGCCTTCCGCACCTGGCGTAAACAGCACGGCCTGGAGCCCGCCGCGGCCGCCGGCAAGGGCCCCACGGAGCTGCCGTTTAAGGTGTTCGAGGACCGGGGCTTTACGATTTTGGTGGGTCGCAACGCAGCTAATAACGACTTGCTGACCCAGAAATACGCCCACAAGGACGACTATTGGCTGCACGCCAAGGACGTAAGCGGTTCGCACGTGGTGGTGCGCCACCGAGCCGGCCAGCCCGTGCCAGCGCCGGTGTTGGAGCACGCCGCCCAGTTGGCTGCCTGGTATTCGCGCCGCCAAAACGATTCGCTGTGCCCGGTCACCGTCACGCCCAAAAAGTTCGTGCGCAAGCCCAAGGGGGCGCGGCCCGGGCAGGTTATTGTGGAGCGCGAGCAGGTGGTGCTGGTGGTGCCTGCCAATCCCTTCGAGGCCCAAGAGCGGTAGCCGGGGCCCCAACGGCCATAAAAAAAGCCCGCTGCGAAGCGGGCTTTTTTTGTTCAGTGCGCGCGGGGAGATTCGAACTCCCACACCCGAAGGCACCACCCCCTCAAGATGGCGTGTCTACCAGTTTC
This genomic stretch from Hymenobacter sp. PAMC 26628 harbors:
- a CDS encoding NFACT RNA binding domain-containing protein, encoding MHTNYYFLRQLAPALTAQLRGYRVASCFSQEKDELVVGLTDGGREFWLKAQLGATFPALALPETFQRARANSVDLFSELLGEQVETVAAWPQDRVLQVNFRSGARLVFKLYGPRPNAIFRSTPDAPAQLFQQRLLADADLRPLPASGAPAGNGLGPTGNGKLPPALADLPVRYLRAHGYDTALAEAKVRAVNQVLAQLETPAHYYLIRLDGRTRLSLLPLGEILETLPGADPVGALRRFVPLALARRALETETKQVRQALTRRADEATAGAAHARQRLHALAHEAGYRHAADLIMAHLHEIPAGAAEVELLDYYTNQPRLIKLKAGEKPQRTAENLYRKAKNQQIEERQLSQRIERRETEAFGALERLEELDTQPALAELRAFRTWRKQHGLEPAAAAGKGPTELPFKVFEDRGFTILVGRNAANNDLLTQKYAHKDDYWLHAKDVSGSHVVVRHRAGQPVPAPVLEHAAQLAAWYSRRQNDSLCPVTVTPKKFVRKPKGARPGQVIVEREQVVLVVPANPFEAQER